The DNA segment TATGAATAGGATTTGAAACACTCCACCTTTGAGTTATTAAAGGAATGAAATACCttttatcttattaattgtAGGGGTggtaataatcatataatttagCACGCTTTAATATTTCTACATTTGTTCttggtaattatatatatttttttatttttcatgtaatttttttattttttgcttttaataaaGCATTGATTTGTTCActgttatatatgtatatatattttaaagtaaaTTAGGGCAAGAAATGTATACatccatacatatatatatatatatatatatatatatatatatattccgaTTAATTAAGTTATAATCACAAGAATTGTAGAATTACTGAGAGTAGGTTAGAAATGTCAATGGCAACACAAAGGAAGAAGGATGGAAGTTAAGAAAACCCTAATATCACATGGTACATTGATAAGATTGGAAGGTCAAACAAGAACAGCTGCCCATTGATAAGATCCACTCAATGCAAAGGTGGCTGGCCACCTTCATATAGAAAAGACTATGTCGGCTCCACACATTGAATCATTAAAACTTTTAATCTTAATATTAATCCACTTTTAAGCCTATAACTGCATCAGCTTTGACCAGATTAACAAGTTCAGCCACTGTTTCACGTTTGTAGAAAGTCaaccaaactaaaaaaatagagaaaaagtcAACTCTCAATAGGAGAAAAAACACCTCTACCATCTCAACACCGACGCGTTGACATTACtttattatgttctttttatatatatatggaattcaTCTTGTAAAACTCATTACAACAAAACAAACTgctttcatcttcatcttttcaagagcatcatcatcatcatcatcatcttcttcttgttcatttGGTTTTCAATGGAGATTGAGGTTCCATCGTACTTTCTTTGTCCAATAACTCTGCAGTTGATGAGAGATCCAGTGACTTTGGCAACTGGAATAACTTATGACAGAGAAAGCATTGAGAGATGGATGTTCACCGAGAAGCACTGGACTTGTCCGGTGACCAAACAGGAGTTGCCGGAGAATGAGCTCATCACACCCAACCACACACTCAGGAGATTGATTCAAGCATGGTGTACAGTCAACGCTTCTGCCGGCGTTGAGCGGTTTCCGACCCCTCGACCACCGGTGAACAAGTCAGAGATCTTGCAGATAATTGGAGAAGCTCAGAAACCTCAGGCTTTAATGGAATGTCTCCGGAGATTGAGAATGATCGTCTTGGATAGCGAAAGGAATCGGCGGTGTGTCGAGGAGTCTGGTGCAGTAGAGTTCTTGGCATCCATTGTAGATGATTTcagagaaaaggaagaagaagaagagggagcTTGTGATGAAGCACTTTATATTCTTCATTGCATTCATGTCAGTGAGCAAGGTCTTATAAAGCTCATATCAAATAATGGAGGTTTCATTGAATCACTGGGAGTGGTTATGAGTAGAACAACAAACTACCAAACAAGAGTTCATGCAGTACTAATTCTCAAGTCTTTGGTTGAAGTTATAGCTCCTGTGAGATTGATGGCAGTGCAAGAAGAGGTGTTGAGAGAGGTGGTGAAGGTGTTGAGTGATCAAGTTTCATGCCAGGCAACAAAGGCAGCATTGAAGGTAATTGCTGAGGTTTGTCCATGGGGGAGGAACAGAATCAAGGCTGTCAAAGCTGGGGCTGTGCCAGTTTTGATTGAGTTGTTACTGGAGGAGCCTGAGAAGAGGGAATG comes from the Dioscorea cayenensis subsp. rotundata cultivar TDr96_F1 chromosome 21, TDr96_F1_v2_PseudoChromosome.rev07_lg8_w22 25.fasta, whole genome shotgun sequence genome and includes:
- the LOC120252540 gene encoding E3 ubiquitin-protein ligase PUB23-like, with the translated sequence MEIEVPSYFLCPITLQLMRDPVTLATGITYDRESIERWMFTEKHWTCPVTKQELPENELITPNHTLRRLIQAWCTVNASAGVERFPTPRPPVNKSEILQIIGEAQKPQALMECLRRLRMIVLDSERNRRCVEESGAVEFLASIVDDFREKEEEEEGACDEALYILHCIHVSEQGLIKLISNNGGFIESLGVVMSRTTNYQTRVHAVLILKSLVEVIAPVRLMAVQEEVLREVVKVLSDQVSCQATKAALKVIAEVCPWGRNRIKAVKAGAVPVLIELLLEEPEKRECEMILVVLELLCCCAEGRAEVVGHAAGIAVVSKKVLRVSHSATNRAVRVLYLIAKYAAAPAVLQEMLQVGAVSKLCSVLQVDCGMKTKEKALEILKVHYRVWKNSPCVTYP